In Tistrella mobilis, the genomic window CGCGCATCACCACCAGATAGAGCCCGATCACCCGCCCCCTGCGGTCCGGCGGCGCATGCAGTTGCAGCAGGGTCTGAATCGAGATGCCGTTGGAGGTGATGGCAAAGCCGACCAGGGTCAGCAGGGCGATTGCGACCGGCTCTGTCGGGGCCAGGGCCGAAAGCGCGGTGCCGGCGGCGCCGAGGGCGGTCGCCACCACCGCCACCTGCACCAGGCGCCGCTCTCCGGCGCCGATCGCCATCCACAGCCCTGCCGCCAGCGCCCCGATGCCGATGGCCGCGGTGAAGGCGGCATAGCCGCCGGCGCCGGCACCGAAATGGCCATCGGCCAGGGCCGGCAGGATCTCGGGCAAAGCGCGGGCGCCGAGGCTCGCGAAACAGAGCAGGGCGAGCAGCGGGCCGATGCCGGCATGGCGCACGGCGAAGGCCAGGCCGTCGCGGAAATCGGCGATCAGGCCGGGGCGGGTGGCGGTGCGCGCGCGGCCGGTACCGGCATTTTCCGCGGCGGGTACGCGCAGGCGGATCAGCTGCACCAGGAACAGGATCAGCGTCAGCGGATAGGCGGCAAAAGCGGCCGTGCCGTCCTCCAGCGCCAGAAGCGGGGCGGCGATCGCCGGGCCCAGAAAGCGTGCCAGATTGAACAGGCTGGCATTCAGCGCCACGGCGGCCGGCAGGTCGTCGCGCGGCACCAGTTCGGGCACCAGCGCCAGCCGTGCCGGTTGGCCGAAGGCGGTGACCACGCCCAACACCAGCCCCAGCGCCACCAGCCAGCCGATGGTGATCAGCCCGGTCGCGACCAGGGTGAAGGCGGTGAGCGACTGGATCAGCATCAGGCTTTGGGTTGCGATGATCAGCCGGCGGCGGTCCAGCCGGTCGGCCAGCGCGCCGACCGCGGGGCTCAGGATGACGGTCGGCAGCAATTCGCACATGGCGAGCACCCCCAGCCAGGCGCCGGAGCCGGTCAGCTTCCAGGCCATCCAGCCGATGGCGAGGCGTTGTACCCACATGCCGATCAGCGAGGTGGCATTGCCGATCGTATACTGGCGATAGGCGGGTGCGGCGAGCGCACGCGCGAGCGGCTTCAGCCGGTTGCGGGCCATGGGGGGCTTGGGTCCGGGAGCGATTGGTGCCGGGCGATCACGCCGGGGCAGGTATGCCCCCGGATTGTGGGCCGTCTGCCGCCGGTATCGCAAGCCTGGTGATGAGTGGTCCCCGCAGCCATGCGCGGGACGCAGGCTTGATCCCGTGGCCCGCCTCGGGCATGGTCCGGCGACAAGACCAGGACCGGGATGGGAACCAAGGGGGAGGGGGCACCTGCCATGACCATCGGGGCGGAACGGCCCAGGATCGAAGCGATCCTGTTCGACAAGGACGGCACGCTGGTCGATTTCGATGCCAGCTGGGGCCCTGTCAATCGCCGGGTCGCCGAACGTCTGGCCCGAGGCGATCTCCGTCTGGCCCATCGCCTGCTGGAAGCGGCGGGGCATGATCCCGAAACCGACCGGGTGCTGCCCGGCTCGCTGTTTGCCATGGGCGACAGCATCAGCCTGGCGCGCGCCTGGGCCGCCTTCCTGCCCGGGCAGCCCGATGTGCTGCGGCTGTCGCGAGAGATCGACCGCATGTTCGTGAGCTTCGGCGCCGGCGCAGCCCGGCCGGTCTGCGACCTGCCGGTGCTGTTCGGCGAATTGCGCGCGGCCGGCATCCGGCTCGGCATCGCCACCAATGACAGCGCCGCGGGCGCCGAGGCGCTGGTCGACCAGTGCGGCTTGCACGGCTATCTGGATTTCGTTGCCGGCTATGACAGCGGCCATGGGGCCAAGCCGGGGCCTGGCATGCTGACCGCCTTCTCCGCCGTGATCGGCCGCCCGGCATCGGCCGTGGCGGTGGTGGGCGACAGCCTGCACGACGTGGCGCTGGCGCGTTCGGGCGGGGCCGGACTTGCCGTGGTGGTAAAGGGTGGGGCGCGCATCGACCCCACGGTTGCCGCGGCCGCCGATCTGGTGCTGGAGCGGCTGGAGGATGTGACCGGGCTGGTCGCCAGACACGCCGCCGGCTGATCTGCGGCATCAGCCGAGGGCGGGCGCCGCCAGGAACAGGATGACCATGCCGGCGGCAAGTCCTGGCCCGAAAGGCAGGCGGCGGTCGGCCGAAACCTTGACCGCAAGCAGCCCCGCCAGGGCGACGGTGAGTGCGGCGCCCAGCGCCAGCCCCCAGGGCAGGGCCGCCCCCAGCCAGGCACCGCCGGCGGCCGCCAGTTTCACATCGCCCATGCCGATGCCGTCGCGCCTGCGCCCCAGCCGGTAGGCGATGGCCACCAGCCACATGCCGCCGAAGCCTGCGGCCGCGGCGAGTGCGCGCTCGCCAAGGGCGGCATCGTCGGGAGAGGCGAGCAGGCCCATGGTCAGCAGGCCCCAGGTCAGCGGGTCGGGCAGGCGACCCTGCAGCAGGTCGGCGGCGCCGAGGGCGGCACAGCCGGCGGCAAGGATCGCGACCTGTGCGGGGGGCGCGGGAGAGCCGATCAACAGGCCGACCAGAACGGCGAGAGCGGCCAGCAGCCCGGCCATGATCGCGGCGCGGCCGGGGGAGGCGGGCGGCGTCCAGCCGAAGCCGTCCGGGTCGGGTGCGATCATGCCCGCATCCGCATCCCGCTGGTCCCGATGATGCTGCCAGGCCTCGGCATCCTCTTCGGCCGTGGCCGCCCGGCGGCCGCGGATGATCAGGCGGCGGAGGTGATCGATCCGGGTCCTGACCGGCCCCGTGCGACCTTCATTGCGGGCAGTGGCGGCGGCGATTGCATAGCGGGCAAGGCCCCAGCCGCCGGCGGCAGCGGCGAGCGTCGGAACCAGGCCCTGGATCATGCCGCTCATCGCCACCTCCTGCATGGGTTTTACATCATCGGCATCGTTCAGCGTGGCGGCAGGGCCGCCGTGCCGGCATCGATCGCCCAGATCACCAGCTCCTGCAGGAACTGGTCGGTTGCGGCGTCGAAGGCATTGATCACCGGCTGGACGCCGTCGGTCACCGCCGGCTGGCGGATCTCGAACCGTTTCTGGGCCACGATCCGCCGGTCGGGCATGGTCACCAGCCGGGTGTTGACCTCCAGCCGGATCACCGGCGCCCCGGTCCCGTCGGCCGGATACTGGGCCTGATAGTTCAGCAGTTCCGACTGCAGGGTGAAATCGGGCCGGAGCCCGACCGAGGCCGGTGCCACCGAGACATGCGAGCGGGCATTCAGGAAGGCATCGACCATCAGCGATTGCATCATGCCGGTGGTGCGATCCGTCCAGTTGGCCCTGGCGAAATAGCCGATTTCCGACCGCCCGCGTTGCAACACCACCCGCGAGGTGTCGAGGGCAGCCGAGGATGTGGGCCGTTCGACCGAAAGCTGCCAGTCCGGGCCGCCGGTCGCCACGCCCGGGATCTGTTCCGGCGCGGTCAGACGATAGAGCTGCGGCGGATCGCCGAGCAGCAGCGAGCCCGGCGAGCAGGCGGAGAGGGCAAGTGCCGCGGCTGCGGCGAGCATGCCGGTCCGCAACACGGCGCGACGGTTGATCTGGGGTGCGGTCGCGTCAGTCACCGGGGGTATATCCCTGTTGCTGGCCGCCGAGCAGGAAGCGCTGCGGGTCGCGCTCGATCTGCACGGCGAGGCTGTTCAAGGTGGTGACGAGGCTGCGGGCCTCTGCCAGCAGCGCCGTCAGTTCATAGAGGCCGTTGGACGTAAAGTCGTTGATCGGCGTGCGGTTCTCGTCGATCAGACTGTTGAGGTTGCGGTTGGTGCCGCGCAGCTCGGTGAGCAGGGCCGTGGCCCCCTGGTCGACATTGCCGACGGTGGTCCGCAGCTCGGTAAGCGTCCGGCTCAGCTGGCTGTCGAGATTACCGGCCGTGCCTTCAAGCTTCGTCATCATGCCGTCGAAGCGCTCGGCGGCCGCCCGGGCGGCGGCGACCGTCGCCTCGGCATCGGCCATCACCTTGTCGAGCCGCTCGGGGTTCTGCGCGATCGCCCCGCTCACCGTCTTCAGATCCGACAGCGTGGCGGTGATCATGGCCCGGTTTTCCGGTCCGAAGACCTCGTTCGCCTGGTCGAGCAGGGTGATGGCGCGCGAGATCAGATCGGGGGCGCCGGCGATGATCTGGTCGATTCGCGAGGCCTTGGACGGGATCACCCGGTGGCCGCTGGGGCTTTCGGCGCGCACCCCCATGGTTGCGAGCGCACCGGAATCATCGGTGTCGAGCAGGATATAGGCGCCGCCGGTGATGCCCTGCAGGGCGAGCGTCGCCACGGTATTGGGGCCGATCGGCGTGTTTTCGGCAATGTCGGCCGTGACCAGGATGTAATCCGGGTTCTGGGGCGCGATGCGGATCGACGAGATCTGCCCCACCGGAATGCCGCGATAGCTGACCGGATCACCGGTCCTGAGGCCGGTGATCGCCTGGGCAAAGAAGATGTCGTATTGGGTGTAGGACTGGTCGGTGCGGCTGCCCGCCACCCAGAGCACGAAGCCCACGAGCCCGATGAGCAGGACCAGCACGAAGCTGCCGACGATCAGATGATTGGCACGGGTTTCCATCGGTTTCGTCCCCGGTGTTCAACGGGCCGGCGGCGCATCGGGCCGCGCCTGGGGGGCGGGAGTGCCGGCCGAAGCCCGCGGCATCTCCGTTGCCCTGAGCGCGGCGCGGCCGCGCGGCCCGCCGAAATAGGATTGCAGCCATGGATGCGGATCGCGGGCAAGCTCGGCGATCGGCGCGATGCGGATCTGCTTGTCCACCAGTGCCGCGACCCGGTCGCAGATGGCATGCAGGGTGTCGAGATCGTGGGTGACCAGCATGACCGTCACCCCCAGCGCGTGATTGAGATCCAGGATCAGCTGGTCGAAGCCCTCGGCCGAAATCGGATCGAGGCCGGCCGTGGGCTCGTCGAGCAGCAGAAGCTCGGGATCCAGCGCCAGCGCGCGGGCGAGGCCGGCACGCTTACGCATGCCACCCGACAGCTCCGACGGCAGCTTGCCGCCATCGCCGGGTTTGAGCCCCACCAGCACCAGCTTTTCGATGGCAAGCCGGTGCGCGGTTTCGGCCCGGATCCTGGCATGCTCGATCAGCGGCATGGCGACGTTTTCAGCGATGGTCAGCTGGCTGAACAGCGCGCCGTCCTGGAACAGCATGCCCATGCGCCGCTGGCGGCGGCTGCGGGCGGCATCGTCCGATCCGGTGATCTCTTCACCCAGCAGGCGGATGCGGCCCTCGGCCGGATGGATCAGGCCCAGGATGGTGCGCAGCATCACCGATTTACCGGAGCCCGAGCCGCCGACCACGCCCATGATCTCGCCGCGATCGACGGTGAAGCTCAGATGGTCGTGGATGACGGTGCTGCCGAAGCGGGTCACCAGACCCTCGACCTCGACGATCGGTTCCCCGGATGGTTTGCGTGTGCGGTCGGTCATGTCCTCACACCCCCAGGATCGAGAACAGGACCGAGAACAGCGCGTCGAGCAGGATCACCACGAACACGCCTTCGACCACAGAGGTGGTGGTCGCCCGGCCGACGGCCGCGGCCGAGCGGCCGACCCGCAGGCCCTGGAAGCAGCCGATGACCGCGATCATGGCCGCGAAGATCGGCGCCTTGACCATGCCGACCATGAAGGTGGTCAGCGTGACCGCCGTGCCGAGCTGGCGGAAATACTGCGAAAACGAGATGTCGAGGGCGAGCAGCGCCATCACCGCGCCGCCGAAAATGCCCATCATGTCGGCGAAGAAGGTCAGCAGCGGCAGGGTGATGATCAGCGCCAGCATGCGCGGCATCACCAGGATATCGACCGGGTCGAGACCGAGCGTGCGGATCGCATCGACCTCTTCATTCAGGGTCATCGAGCCGATCTCGGCCGTGAAGGCACTGCCCGAACGGCCGGCGACGATGATTGCGGTCAACAGGATGCCCATCTCGCGCAGCACGCCGACACCGACCAGATTGACGGTGAAGATCTCGGCGCCGAACTGGCGGAGCTGGTCCGCCCCCTGATAGGCCAGCACCACGCCGATCAGGAAGCCCAGCAGCCCCACGATCGGCATGGCGTCCAGGCCGGTGCGCTCGATATGGCTGATCAGCGCCGTCCAGCGCATGCGGCGGGGTTGAAAGACGGTGCGCATCAGCGCGATGGTCACGAGGCCGATGAAGGCGATCAGGTCGCGCGCTTCCTTGAGCGCACCGATCGTGGCGCGACCCAGTGTCTCGACCATGCCGAGGAAGCCGCCGGCGCGGCGGCGGGTGCCGCAATCCACCGTGGCCGCCGGCATCAAGGTCTTCAGCAGGTCGCGATGGCGATCATGGCCACCGGCGACCGCCAGCCTGCCATTGCCCTGTTCAGGGGCCTCAGACACGCCGGCGAGCGTCAGCAGCATCAGCCCGCCATTGGCATCCATGGCGGTGACGTCACCGATATCGATCTCGCCGGCAGGGGGCTCCTTGCCTCGCCGGATCCGCTCGATCCGGTCGAGCCGCGTGGTCGTCCAGTTGCCCCGGGCCACGAGCCTGCGCCCGTTGGGGCCGTCGGTCCAGCTGGCCTCCGGCCAATCGGTCTCTGGGATGTCGGAAGCGTCGGATCGACGCGGTCCGGCGCCTGTCGGCATGCACCTCTCCCGGCTGACTGCCTCATCTCCGCGCCAACTTAGTCGGTTTCCGACGGGAAGGCCAAGCCGGCACGAGGTGACTCAATCATGTTACACGGGATCGATCCATCCGGATGCGGCGCACGTCACTTTTTTTGCACCGCGACATAGAGATCGGCATGCTCGCTGCGCAGCCGCGCTTTTTCGATCTTGCCCATGGTGTTGCGGGGCAGCCGGTCCACCACCAGCACCCGCTTCGGGCATTTATAGGCGGCGAGGCCGGCACGCAGGGCCCGCAGGATCCGGGCTTCCTCGGGCCGGGTCGCCCCTTGCGCCGGTTCGATCACGGCGGTCACCGCTTCGCCGAAATCGGCATGGGGCAGGCCGATCACCGCGCTTTCCCCCACACCCTCCATGTCGTCGAGCAGGATTTCGACCTCGCGCGGATAGACGTTGTAGCCTCCGGTGATGATCAGGTCCTTGGACCGCCCCACGATCGACAGCCGCCCGTCGGGCTCGGCCCGGGCGAGATCGCCGGTCCGGAAGAAGCCGTCGGCGGTGAAGGCCTCGGCTGTCGCCTCGGGGCGGCGCCAGTAGCCGCGGAACACCGCCGGTCCGCGGATCTGCAGCTCGCCGGTCTCGCCCGCCGGCAGAGGCGTGTCTCCGGTGCCTGCCACCCGTGCCTCGATGCCGGGCAGGGGATAGCCGATGCTGCCCGGGCGGCGCTCGCCGTCGAGCGGGTTCGAGACCACGATGCTCATCTCGGTCGCGCCATAGCGCTCAAGTATGGCGTGGCCTGTGGCGGCCTGGAAGCGGCGGAACAGATCGGGGCCGAGCGGGGCCGAGCCGGCGGTTGCAAGCCGGAGCATCGGGCAGTCGGCGGCGCCGAAGCCGGGCAGGTCGAGCAGGCGGGCATAGAAGGTCGGCACGCCCATGAACACCGTCGCCTCGGCCAGATGGGCGCGGACGGCCTCGGCCTCGAAGCGGGGCAGCAGGATCATCCGGCCGCCGGCGGCGAGAATGGTGCCGGCGGCGACGAACAGGCCATGGGCATGGAAGAGCGGCAGGGCATGCAGCAGCACGTCGGACGATGTCATGCCCCAGGCGGTGCACAGCGTCTCGACATTGCTGCGCAGGTTCTCGTGGCTGAGCAGCGCGCCCTTGGGCCGGCCGGTGGTGCCGGAGGTGTAGAGCATGGCCGCCGGATCGTCGGGCCCGAGATCGGGCGCCGGTGCCGTCACGCCGCCTGCGATGGCGGCCTCGGCCGCCGCGGCGAGGTCACCCTCGCCGCGGGTGCCCAGGGTGCGCAGCGTGGTCGTTTCGGGCATTGCCGGGCGGCACTGATCCACCGCGGCCGGGTCGGTGACG contains:
- a CDS encoding HAD family hydrolase; translated protein: MTIGAERPRIEAILFDKDGTLVDFDASWGPVNRRVAERLARGDLRLAHRLLEAAGHDPETDRVLPGSLFAMGDSISLARAWAAFLPGQPDVLRLSREIDRMFVSFGAGAARPVCDLPVLFGELRAAGIRLGIATNDSAAGAEALVDQCGLHGYLDFVAGYDSGHGAKPGPGMLTAFSAVIGRPASAVAVVGDSLHDVALARSGGAGLAVVVKGGARIDPTVAAAADLVLERLEDVTGLVARHAAG
- a CDS encoding ABC-type transport auxiliary lipoprotein family protein → MTDATAPQINRRAVLRTGMLAAAAALALSACSPGSLLLGDPPQLYRLTAPEQIPGVATGGPDWQLSVERPTSSAALDTSRVVLQRGRSEIGYFARANWTDRTTGMMQSLMVDAFLNARSHVSVAPASVGLRPDFTLQSELLNYQAQYPADGTGAPVIRLEVNTRLVTMPDRRIVAQKRFEIRQPAVTDGVQPVINAFDAATDQFLQELVIWAIDAGTAALPPR
- a CDS encoding MlaE family ABC transporter permease, with amino-acid sequence MPTGAGPRRSDASDIPETDWPEASWTDGPNGRRLVARGNWTTTRLDRIERIRRGKEPPAGEIDIGDVTAMDANGGLMLLTLAGVSEAPEQGNGRLAVAGGHDRHRDLLKTLMPAATVDCGTRRRAGGFLGMVETLGRATIGALKEARDLIAFIGLVTIALMRTVFQPRRMRWTALISHIERTGLDAMPIVGLLGFLIGVVLAYQGADQLRQFGAEIFTVNLVGVGVLREMGILLTAIIVAGRSGSAFTAEIGSMTLNEEVDAIRTLGLDPVDILVMPRMLALIITLPLLTFFADMMGIFGGAVMALLALDISFSQYFRQLGTAVTLTTFMVGMVKAPIFAAMIAVIGCFQGLRVGRSAAAVGRATTTSVVEGVFVVILLDALFSVLFSILGV
- a CDS encoding AMP-binding protein, translated to MTRTLHALLDAGLARNPDAVAIRSGDGDPVTARALGVRASGFAAALAAAGVRPGDRVAVRVEKSVDAIALFLGTLRAGAVFLPLNTAYTPAELGPLLADAAPRIFVTDPAAVDQCRPAMPETTTLRTLGTRGEGDLAAAAEAAIAGGVTAPAPDLGPDDPAAMLYTSGTTGRPKGALLSHENLRSNVETLCTAWGMTSSDVLLHALPLFHAHGLFVAAGTILAAGGRMILLPRFEAEAVRAHLAEATVFMGVPTFYARLLDLPGFGAADCPMLRLATAGSAPLGPDLFRRFQAATGHAILERYGATEMSIVVSNPLDGERRPGSIGYPLPGIEARVAGTGDTPLPAGETGELQIRGPAVFRGYWRRPEATAEAFTADGFFRTGDLARAEPDGRLSIVGRSKDLIITGGYNVYPREVEILLDDMEGVGESAVIGLPHADFGEAVTAVIEPAQGATRPEEARILRALRAGLAAYKCPKRVLVVDRLPRNTMGKIEKARLRSEHADLYVAVQKK
- a CDS encoding MlaD family protein, translated to METRANHLIVGSFVLVLLIGLVGFVLWVAGSRTDQSYTQYDIFFAQAITGLRTGDPVSYRGIPVGQISSIRIAPQNPDYILVTADIAENTPIGPNTVATLALQGITGGAYILLDTDDSGALATMGVRAESPSGHRVIPSKASRIDQIIAGAPDLISRAITLLDQANEVFGPENRAMITATLSDLKTVSGAIAQNPERLDKVMADAEATVAAARAAAERFDGMMTKLEGTAGNLDSQLSRTLTELRTTVGNVDQGATALLTELRGTNRNLNSLIDENRTPINDFTSNGLYELTALLAEARSLVTTLNSLAVQIERDPQRFLLGGQQQGYTPGD
- a CDS encoding ABC transporter ATP-binding protein; the protein is MTDRTRKPSGEPIVEVEGLVTRFGSTVIHDHLSFTVDRGEIMGVVGGSGSGKSVMLRTILGLIHPAEGRIRLLGEEITGSDDAARSRRQRRMGMLFQDGALFSQLTIAENVAMPLIEHARIRAETAHRLAIEKLVLVGLKPGDGGKLPSELSGGMRKRAGLARALALDPELLLLDEPTAGLDPISAEGFDQLILDLNHALGVTVMLVTHDLDTLHAICDRVAALVDKQIRIAPIAELARDPHPWLQSYFGGPRGRAALRATEMPRASAGTPAPQARPDAPPAR
- a CDS encoding prepilin peptidase, whose protein sequence is MSGMIQGLVPTLAAAAGGWGLARYAIAAATARNEGRTGPVRTRIDHLRRLIIRGRRAATAEEDAEAWQHHRDQRDADAGMIAPDPDGFGWTPPASPGRAAIMAGLLAALAVLVGLLIGSPAPPAQVAILAAGCAALGAADLLQGRLPDPLTWGLLTMGLLASPDDAALGERALAAAAGFGGMWLVAIAYRLGRRRDGIGMGDVKLAAAGGAWLGAALPWGLALGAALTVALAGLLAVKVSADRRLPFGPGLAAGMVILFLAAPALG
- a CDS encoding MFS transporter; the protein is MARNRLKPLARALAAPAYRQYTIGNATSLIGMWVQRLAIGWMAWKLTGSGAWLGVLAMCELLPTVILSPAVGALADRLDRRRLIIATQSLMLIQSLTAFTLVATGLITIGWLVALGLVLGVVTAFGQPARLALVPELVPRDDLPAAVALNASLFNLARFLGPAIAAPLLALEDGTAAFAAYPLTLILFLVQLIRLRVPAAENAGTGRARTATRPGLIADFRDGLAFAVRHAGIGPLLALLCFASLGARALPEILPALADGHFGAGAGGYAAFTAAIGIGALAAGLWMAIGAGERRLVQVAVVATALGAAGTALSALAPTEPVAIALLTLVGFAITSNGISIQTLLQLHAPPDRRGRVIGLYLVVMRGVPALGALVIGSAADLVGITLPLLAAALIAAAGAARAWTRLPRIEAGLAGSAASGRSES